From Streptosporangium album, the proteins below share one genomic window:
- a CDS encoding NUDIX hydrolase, translated as MATNEEQTRWIVHGERLIYDNRWIRLGLVDVAIPDGERFEHHVVHLDRAAIAVVVDDQHRVLLMWRHRFLADRWGWELPGGLIDAGEDAMTTAAREVEEETGYRPKEIEHLITYQPMAGMVDSEHNLFLVRGAELVGSPTGEIEADLIEWVPMSEIPDMIARGDIWTSGTLIGLYAARDRLNGASA; from the coding sequence GTGGCTACCAATGAGGAGCAGACGCGCTGGATCGTCCATGGCGAGCGACTGATCTATGACAACCGCTGGATCCGGCTGGGCCTGGTTGACGTCGCGATCCCGGACGGGGAGCGGTTCGAGCATCACGTGGTGCATCTGGACCGGGCGGCTATCGCTGTGGTGGTCGATGACCAGCACCGGGTGCTCCTGATGTGGCGACACCGCTTCCTCGCCGACCGGTGGGGCTGGGAGCTGCCCGGCGGGCTGATCGACGCGGGCGAGGACGCCATGACGACGGCCGCTCGTGAGGTGGAGGAGGAGACAGGCTATCGGCCCAAGGAGATTGAGCACCTGATCACCTATCAGCCGATGGCCGGCATGGTCGACTCCGAACACAACCTGTTCCTCGTGCGTGGTGCCGAGCTGGTCGGCAGTCCGACCGGGGAGATCGAGGCTGATCTCATCGAGTGGGTGCCGATGTCGGAGATCCCAGACATGATTGCCCGCGGTGACATCTGGACGTCGGGGACGTTGATCGGTCTGTATGCGGCGCGGGATCGGCTCAACGGAGCGAGCGCGTAA
- a CDS encoding DUF5313 family protein translates to MTGRKCLTAERRSDAYADRCHLLLRVAYPPRFMQARGEEFLSTLLDLAEPGRTRPDLRTVLDVVRAGVVWRLREHPPLWRWLCYRLFGKRLPFRYRWWVRDDVLGRFFLVRLLGAWLSLVFLPFTLTDVFRLMGEPGSWGIKIGWLLGICLTAFTSRRQIRRDLLAKHQFTPNGTPLAPQSDEGMPR, encoded by the coding sequence ATGACCGGCCGCAAGTGCCTCACCGCCGAACGCCGAAGCGACGCATACGCGGATCGCTGCCACCTGCTGCTGCGTGTGGCGTATCCGCCGCGCTTCATGCAGGCGCGAGGCGAGGAGTTCCTGAGCACCCTTCTCGATCTGGCCGAGCCCGGCAGGACCCGGCCGGACCTGCGTACCGTGCTGGACGTCGTGCGCGCCGGCGTGGTCTGGCGTCTGCGGGAGCACCCGCCCCTGTGGCGCTGGCTCTGCTACCGCCTGTTCGGTAAGCGGCTTCCCTTTCGCTACCGCTGGTGGGTCCGAGACGACGTCCTTGGCCGATTCTTCCTCGTGCGTCTCCTCGGGGCGTGGCTATCCCTGGTTTTCCTGCCGTTCACACTGACGGACGTCTTCAGACTGATGGGCGAGCCCGGTTCCTGGGGGATCAAGATTGGCTGGCTGTTAGGCATCTGTCTGACCGCTTTTACCAGTCGCCGACAGATTCGGCGTGACTTGCTGGCTAAGCACCAGTTCACCCCCAACGGCACTCCCCTCGCCCCGCAGTCTGACGAGGGCATGCCGAGGTGA
- a CDS encoding PadR family transcriptional regulator — translation MVLREQSYLILLALADGPLHGYGVIKAVQELSEERVRLGAGTLYGALDRLSGDGLVSVVKEEVVAGRHRRYYDLTGHGRTVLAEETSRLTRLAATARNRLSLQPGWGTR, via the coding sequence ATGGTGCTACGCGAACAGAGCTATCTCATCCTGTTGGCCTTGGCCGACGGCCCGCTCCACGGCTACGGCGTGATCAAAGCCGTCCAGGAACTGTCGGAGGAGCGAGTACGGCTTGGCGCGGGCACCTTGTACGGCGCGCTCGACCGGCTGTCGGGCGACGGCCTGGTGTCCGTGGTCAAGGAAGAGGTCGTCGCCGGCCGCCACCGCCGCTACTACGACCTGACCGGCCATGGCCGTACCGTCCTCGCCGAGGAAACTTCCCGCCTGACGCGGCTGGCCGCCACCGCCCGGAACCGCCTGTCCCTGCAGCCGGGATGGGGAACGCGATGA
- a CDS encoding IS630 family transposase (programmed frameshift): protein MRYSDRSGGLSGAERERRQTLRLQAADMFSGGIKPPRVARLLGVTRKSACEWHRAWLKNGKAALVSKGAAGTGCKLTDEQLTRLEAYLDEGALAHGWNDQRWTAARVTVLIAERLHVSYTERGVAYLLKRLGRSFQVPAHRAVRRDDEQVADWERRVWPALKAPGRPGTPGSSSPTSPARALRPPKGRTWARTGQTPILPVSCSGSGRVSIAALLCVKPGERSRLIYRTLTYHRRKHEPKGFKEAAFQALLNSAHAQLGGPISLVWDSLPGHVSARMRAWITEQRDWLLVYRFPPYAPDLNPAEGIWSALRTTLFNFAVDDIDQLTTLIKNKLKSMQYRPGLLAGFIAETGLVLSTPP from the exons ATGAGGTACTCCGACAGAAGCGGGGGGCTGTCTGGCGCGGAGCGAGAGCGGCGGCAGACACTGCGGCTTCAAGCGGCGGACATGTTCTCCGGAGGAATCAAACCACCGCGGGTGGCCCGCCTGCTGGGCGTGACGCGTAAGTCCGCCTGCGAGTGGCATCGGGCCTGGCTCAAGAACGGTAAGGCCGCGCTGGTCTCCAAAGGCGCCGCCGGGACCGGGTGCAAGCTCACCGACGAGCAACTGACCCGGCTGGAGGCATACCTGGACGAGGGCGCGCTCGCGCACGGGTGGAACGATCAACGCTGGACGGCCGCGCGCGTCACGGTGCTGATCGCCGAGAGGCTCCACGTCTCCTACACCGAGCGCGGGGTGGCCTATCTGCTGAAGCGGCTCGGCCGGTCGTTTCAGGTACCGGCGCACCGAGCCGTCCGGCGCGACGATGAACAGGTCGCCGATTGGGAACGGCGGGTGTGGCCGGCTTTAAAAGCACCCGGGCGGCCTGGGACTCCTGGCTCGTCTTCGCCGACGAGTCCGGCCAGGGCCT TGAGGCCGCCCAAGGGCAGAACGTGGGCGCGCACCGGCCAGACTCCCATCCTGCCGGTGTCCTGCAGCGGGTCCGGCCGCGTCTCCATCGCCGCGCTGCTGTGTGTCAAGCCCGGTGAGCGGTCCCGGCTGATCTACCGCACGCTCACCTATCACCGTCGCAAGCACGAGCCCAAGGGGTTCAAAGAGGCGGCGTTCCAGGCTCTGCTGAACTCCGCGCACGCTCAGCTGGGCGGCCCGATCTCACTGGTATGGGACAGTCTGCCCGGCCACGTCTCGGCCCGGATGCGCGCCTGGATCACCGAGCAAAGAGACTGGCTGCTGGTCTACCGGTTCCCGCCGTATGCCCCTGACCTCAACCCCGCCGAGGGCATCTGGTCGGCCCTGCGCACCACGTTGTTCAACTTCGCCGTGGATGACATCGACCAGCTCACGACCCTGATCAAGAACAAGCTCAAGTCCATGCAGTACCGGCCTGGTCTCCTGGCTGGATTCATCGCCGAGACCGGCCTCGTCCTATCCACCCCACCTTAG